The following proteins are co-located in the Vigna unguiculata cultivar IT97K-499-35 chromosome 9, ASM411807v1, whole genome shotgun sequence genome:
- the LOC114163163 gene encoding beta-galactosidase-like, protein MGKGEFHGGVLMLLFLWVSGVTASVTYDHKAIVIDGKRRILISGSIHYPRSTPQMWPDLIQKAKDGGLDVIQTYVFWNGHEPSPGKYYFEDRYDLVRFVKLVQQAGLYVHLRIGPYICAEWNFGGFPVWLKYVPGIAFRTDNEPFKAAMQKFTAKIVSLMKAEGLFQSQGGPIIMSQIENEYGPVEWEIGAPGKAYTKWAAQMAVGLDTGVPWVMCKQEDAPDPVIDTCNGFYCENFKPNKNTKPKMWTENWTGWYTDFGGAVPVRPAEDLAFSVARFIQNGGSFVNYYMYHGGTNFGRTSGGLFIATSYDYDAPLDEYGLQNEPKWGHLRALHKAIKQSEPALVSTDPKVTSLGYNLEAHVFSTPGACAAFIANYDTKSSAKATFGSGQYDLPPWSISILPDCKTVVYNTARVGNGWVKKMTPVNSAFAWQSYNEEPASSSQDDSIAAQALFEQVNVTRDSSDYLWYMTDVYINGNDLKNGQSPVLTVMSAGHLLHVFINGQLSGTVYGGLGNPKLTFSDNVNLRVGNNKLSLLSVAVGLPNVGVHFETWNAGVLGPVTLKGLNEGTRDLSRQKWSYKVGLKGEALNLHTESGSSSVEWIRGSLVAKKQPLTWYKATFSAPAGNDPLALDLGSMGKGEVWVNGRSIGRHWPAYIAHGSCNACNYAGYYTDQKCRTNCGKPSQRWYHVPRSWLNSGGNSLVVFEEWGGDPNGIALVKRT, encoded by the exons ATGGGGAAGGGAGAGTTTCATGGAGGGGTGTTGATGCTGTTGTTTTTGTGGGTTTCTGGTGTCACAGCCTCTGTCACTTACGACCACAAAGCCATTGTGATTGATGGAAAGAGGAGAATTTTGATCTCTGGCTCCATTCATTACCCAAGAAGCACACCTCAA ATGTGGCCAGACCTCATTCAAAAAGCCAAAGATGGAGGCCTTGATGTCATTCAGACCTATGTTTTTTGGAATGGTCATGAACCTTCTCCGGGAAAA TACTATTTCGAAGATAGGTATGACTTGGTTAGGTTCGTGAAGCTAGTGCAGCAAGCAGGCCTCTATGTTCATCTCCGCATTGGTCCCTACATATGTGCTGAATGGAACTTTGG GGGATTTCCTGTCTGGCTCAAGTATGTTCCTGGAATTGCTTTCAGAACAGACAACGAACCGTTCAAG GCTGCGATGCAGAAATTCACAGCGAAGATTGTTAGCTTGATGAAAGCAGAGGGGTTGTTTCAATCGCAGGGTGGCCCAATAATTATGTCACAG ATTGAAAACGAGTATGGTCCTGTGGAATGGGAAATTGGTGCTCCTGGAAAAGCTTATACGAAGTGGGCTGCTCAAATGGCTGTTGGTCTAGACACTGGTGTTCCATGGGTCATGTGCAAGCAAGAAGATGCTCCTGATCCTGTT ATTGACACCTGCAATGGGTTCTACTGTGAAAACTTCAAACCCAACAAGAACACCAAACCCAAAATGTGGACCGAGAATTGGACTGGCTG GTACACTGATTTTGGTGGTGCAGTCCCTGTTAGACCAGCAGAAGACTTAGCATTTTCAGTTGCAAGATTCATACAAAATGGTGGTTCATTCGTTAATTACTATATG TACCATGGAGGAACTAACTTTGGTCGGACATCTGGTGGTCTCTTCATTGCCACCAGCTATGACTATGACGCACCCCTTGATGAATACG GACTTCAAAATGAACCAAAATGGGGGCATTTGAGAGCTTTGCATAAAGCAATAAAACAAAGTGAGCCTGCTTTAGTGTCTACAGATCCTAAGGTGACATCGCTTGGATATAACCTTGAG GCACATGTGTTCTCAACCCCTGGTGCCTGTGCGGCCTTCATTGCAAATTATGACACCAAATCCTCTGCAAAAGCTACGTTTGGAAGTGGACAATATGATCTACCACCTTGGTCTATCAGTATTCTTCCTGACTGCAAAACTGTTGTTTACAACACCGCAAGG GTTGGCAACGGTTGGGTGAAAAAGATGACTCCTGTAAACAGTGCATTTGCTTGGCAGTCATACAATGAAGAACCTGCCTCATCAAGTCAAGATGATTCCATTGCAGCACAGGCACTCTTTGAACAGGTCAATGTGACACGGGATTCTTCAGATTATTTGTGGTATATGACAGA TGTCTACATTAATGGTAATGATCTAAAGAATGGTCAATCTCCTGTTCTCACTGTAATGTCAGCAGGCCATCTGctacatgttttcattaatggTCAACTTTCAG GAACTGTGTATGGGGGATTGGGGAATCCTAAGTTAACATTTAGTGATAATGTGAACTTGAGAGTTGGCAATAACAAGCTTTCATTACTTAGTGTTGCCGTTGGTCTCCCG AATGTTGGCGTCCACTTTGAAACATGGAATGCGGGGGTGTTAGGTCCAGTCACTCTGAAGGGTCTAAATGAAGGAACACGAGACTTGTCCCGACAGAAATGGTCTTACAAG GTTGGACTGAAAGGTGAAGCCTTGAACCTTCACACTGAGAGTGGGAGTAGCTCTGTTGAATGGATACGAGGATCATTAGTGGCTAAAAAACAACCTTTGACATGGTACAAG GCAACTTTCAGTGCACCAGCTGGCAATGATCCATTGGCTCTAGATTTGGGTAGCATGGGAAAGGGTGAAGTATGGGTGAACGGTCGCAGCATTGGTCGCCATTGGCCTGCATATATTGCACATGGCAGTTGTAATGCTTGCAACTATGCTGGATACTATACTGATCAGAAATGCAGGACAAATTGTGGAAAACCATCTCAGAGATG GTATCATGTTCCTCGTTCATGGCTGAACTCAGGTGGTAACTCCTTGGTCGTGTTTGAAGAATGGGGAGGTGATCCTAACGGAATTGCTTTGGTAAAAAGAACCTAA